The Dioscorea cayenensis subsp. rotundata cultivar TDr96_F1 chromosome 7, TDr96_F1_v2_PseudoChromosome.rev07_lg8_w22 25.fasta, whole genome shotgun sequence genome includes a region encoding these proteins:
- the LOC120264872 gene encoding LOW QUALITY PROTEIN: protein ROLLING AND ERECT LEAF 2-like (The sequence of the model RefSeq protein was modified relative to this genomic sequence to represent the inferred CDS: deleted 3 bases in 2 codons) has translation MGASNSKMEDDKALLLCRDRRRFVRQALDGRCLLAVSHVSYIQSLRNTGTVLRKFVESDAPTESSLNTSTSATPEPLSLTDKSASQISSSSPALSQHVEAVESFSPVPSPLSSQHFHVNNMKAFRSFTTTIKEKPPTPVISTLQTEVTTPKGTTSVTDEDSTAETPLPPETPPWDYFGLFHPIDNQFSFQEDAPLNLGLDNASYVKRLREEEGIPELEEEGEHVSGNGRDDFDSEDDFDQPLTEPLVRTFKNRNAALDSNPTAESSVNETEKNSILEAKQLNQEKLMIGDGMHETDEAAPQAPPKEPSIVFTAYQWAMKSSMSANKFATKDLMTCVWEIEDLFLKASESGKEVPRMLEAYKENFRPLFSEYKARRSKASAYLASCVGWCGEETPLHEESAPNETKYLTWHRSESSLSSSSRNLIGVSSKDDGASFSDNILNSRFMNSGSHASTLDRLYAWERKLYDEVKASGIIRREYDAKCRLLRHQESRGESPYKIDKTRACVKDLHSRVKVSIHRIDSISKKIEELRDNELQPQLEELIEGLAQMWERMLDCHKHQCIIISSVSNNGSAKVSVRPESQRQVAALVVFELNSLYSSFTKWISAHESYLEAINGWLLKCVFPLRHKSSRSRRNSEFSQFSPRRDGAPPIFVTCRDWLKMLSELPTREVEGAIKNLVSITTHFLPHQEKIHGNSKPLFSLSKNAGKYEELKEGIQRNETQVDQWNLDGFQSGLANLLYQLKTFAESSLKSYGALQMSIEAAREAYEKD, from the exons ATGGGGGCTTCCAATTCTAAAATGGAAGATGACAAGGCCCTTCTGTTGTGCCGGGACAGAAGGCGCTTTGTAAGGCAGGCTCTTGATGGAAGATGCTTACTGGCAGTGTCGCATGTTTCTTATATTCAATCCCTCAGAAATACTGGAACTGTGCTTAGAAAATTTGTGGAGTCTGATGCCCCAACTGAATCTTCCTTGAATACATCAACATCGGCAACCCCTGAACCTCTTTCTTTGACAGACAAGTCAGCTTCACAGATCTCAAGCTCATCTCCGGCTCTTTCACAGCATGTAGAAGCAGTTGAGTCATTTTCCCCGGTTCCTTCACCCCTCAGTTCACAGCATTTTCATGTAAACAACATGAAAGCTTTTAGAAGTTTTACCACAACAATCAAAGAGAAGCCACCAACT CCAGTAATTTCAACTCTTCAAACTGAGGTCACCACACCCAAAGGAACCACATCAGTAACGGATGAGGATTCAACTGCTGAAACTCCGCTACCTCCTGAGACACCTCCATGGGATTATTTTGGCCTCTTCCACCCAATTGACAACCAATTCTCCTTTCAAGAGGACGCTCCTTTGAACCTTGGATTAGACAATGCTAGTTATGTTAAACGTCtcagagaagaagaaggcatTCCTGAATTGGAAGAGGAAGGAGAACATGTCTCTGGTAATGGAAGGGATGACTTTGACTCAGAGGATGATTTTGACCAACCTTTGACTGAACCCCTAGTTCGAACGTTTAAAAATAGGAATGCAGCTTTGGATTCCAACCCAACCGCAGAGTCTTCTGTCAATGAAACTGAGAAAAATTCTATTTTAGAAGCTAAGCAGTTAAATCAGGAGAAACTGATGATTGGGGATGGTATGCATGAGACTGATGAAGCAGCTCCACAGGCTCCGCCAAAAGAACCATCCATTGTGTTTACTGCCTATCAATGGGCCATGAAAAGCAGCATG TCTGCAAATAAATTTGCCACAAAGGATTTGATGACATGCGTTTGGGAAATTGAAGATCTATTTCTAAAGGCTTCTGAATCTGGAAAAGAAGTTCCCAGGATGCTGGAGGCTTACAAAGAGAACTTCCGCCCTTTGTTCAGTGAATATAAAG CTCGCAGATCGAAGGCATCTGCTTATCTTGCATCTTGTGTGGGCTGGTGCGGCGAAGAAACCCCTCTTCATGAGG AATCTGCTCCAAATGAGACAAAGTATTTAACCTGGCATAGGTCGGAATCATCTCTCTCTTCATCATCAAGAAATTTAATTGGTGTGAGTTCAAAAGATGATGGTGCAAGCTTCAGTGACAATATACTTAACAGCAGATTTATGAATTCAGGTAGTCATGCATCAACGTTAGATAGGCTGTATGCATGGGAGAGAAAGCTCTATGATGAAGTCAAG GCCAGTGGCATCATTCGAAGAGAATATGACGCGAAATGTAGGCTGCTTAGACATCAAGAATCCAGAGGAGAAAGTCCATATAAGATTGATAAAACCCGTGCTTGTGTCAAGGACTTGCACTCAAGAGTCAAAGTATCAATTCATAGAATTGATTCTATATCAAAGAAGATCGAAGAATTAAGGGATAACGAGCTCCAACCACAACTAGAGGAGTTAATTGAAGG GTTGGCACAAATGTGGGAAAGGATGCTCGACTGCCACAAGCATCAATGCATCATCATCTCGTCAGTGTCCAACAATGGCAGTGCCAAAGTCTCAGTAAGGCCAGAATCTCAACGGCAAGTGGCCGCCCTCGTTGTGTTTGAGCTGAATTCTCTCTACTCAAGCTTTACCAAATGGATCTCTGCGCATGAGTCCTACTTGGAGGCCATCAACGGATGGCTTCTCAAGTGTGTGTTCCCTTTGAGGCACAAATCCTCGAGGAGCAGGAGAAACTCAGAGTTTTCTCAGTTTTCTCCACGGAGAGACGGGGCTCCTCCCATCTTCGTGACGTGCCGGGATTGGTTAAAGATGCTCAGTGAATTGCCGACACGTGAAGTGGAGGGTGCCATAAAAAATCTAGTTTCGATCACAACTCACTTCTTGCCTCATCAAGAAAAGATTCATGGCAATTCAAAACCACTTTTCTCGCTTTCGAAGAATGCAGGAAAATACGAAGAACTGAAAGAAGGCATTCAGAGGAATGAAACCCAAGTTGATCAATGGAATCTCGACGGTTTTCAATCGGGTCTTGCAAACCTTTTGTATCAATTGAAAACATTTGCGGAATCATCATTGAAAAGCTATGGTGCTCTTCAGATGTCGATAGAGGCTGCTCGCGAGGCTTATGAGAAAGACTAG